Part of the Pseudomonas sp. Leaf58 genome is shown below.
TTTCAGCTGCTCGGAGGCCAGGCTTTCGATACGGCTGGCGGCGGTCCAGGTGCTCTGTTCGAGGATCAGCCGGCCCCACTCGGCCTGGGCCTTGTCACGCTCGTTCAACTCCCCGTACAGGGTGTTGAGCAGCTGACGGTTCCAGTGCGCGCTGTAGGATACGGCGATGGCCGAAACGAGCACGGCAACGAACAGCAGAAGCATCAGGAAGCTTCCGCCTGGCAAAGGCTTGGCAAACAGCCTGCTCACCGCAGTTTCTCCGCCACACGCATCACAGCGCTACGCGACCG
Proteins encoded:
- the ftsL gene encoding cell division protein FtsL — protein: MSRLFAKPLPGGSFLMLLLFVAVLVSAIAVSYSAHWNRQLLNTLYGELNERDKAQAEWGRLILEQSTWTAASRIESLASEQLKMRVPSADEVRMVAP